The genomic window TTTTCTATTGAAACACTTATTTAACTTATATATTAAAAAACCAATCTAACTTAATATAAATGCAATAGTTGACATTAATTTGTCAACTTTTTTAATCTAGTTTAATATTAGTTTATAATTATTTCATGAATAGATTTTTTGCTATTAACAAACAGAATGATAAGTTGTATTTTGATGAAAAAACATTAAAACATTTTAAGGTTTTAAGGCTAGAAAACAAGGAAATTATCGGAGTTTATGAAGGTAAATTTTATTTAAGTGTTTTAAATAAAAATATTGCTGAAATAAAAGAAGAAATTAATGAAAATCATGAATTTAACTTTAAAGTAAAGTTGGGGGTTTCTCTCATAAAATTAGAACGTTTTGAATGGCTCATAGAAAAAGCTGTTGAACTTGGTGCAACTGAAATTATTCCTTTTATTTCCACTCATACTAATAGTGAAATAGCTAAGTTTAAATTCAATAAAAAGATTGATCGATTCAATGAAATAATGTTTAATGCTGCCCAGCAGTCATATAGAAACATAATCATTAAATTAAGTGAATTAAAGACTTTTGACGAAATTATAAACGAAGAGGCAGAAGTTAAATTTATTGCTCATGAAAAAGTTGATAATTCTTTTATTAAACAAAAAATAAATAAAGATGTTTTATTTTTGATTGGACCTGAAGGTGGTTTTAGTGATTTCGAAGTAGATAAAGCAATTGATAAAGGATTTCAATGCATTTCACTAGGAAAAAGAATTTTACGCGCTGAAACAGCAGCGATTTATTTGCTAAGTCAGATCGAGGTAAGTAATGAGTAAAAAGAATGAAAAAATGATAAGTTATTCTCAATTTAGAATCTTATTTATCTCAATTGTAGAAAAAGAATATAATAAAGTACAAAATAGAATGCAAAAAACAAATTTAAGAAAAGCAAAAAACAAAGAATATTTAAATAAACTCGAAAAATTAATAAATGAATTAAAAACAGGGAAAATAAAAGATCAAGATTTAGAAAAAAATAAAAGAGCATATGATAAGCTTAGAAATGATCATTATTTACACCTTTGAGTTTTTGGGATTTTATCAGTTGTAGTTTTATTAATTATTCTAACTACAGTTCTTAATCTTGTTTTTGTGTATAAATAAGGAGAAAATATGTTGAAAGTTTTAGAACACCCATTGATTAAAATTAAATTAACAAACATGAGAGATAAAAATGCAAATCATTCTCGTTTTAGAAGAAATTTAAATGAAATAGCAATGCTTATGGTTTATGAAATTTTAAGAGATTACAAGACCAAAACTAAAGTAATTACAACTCCGCTTGAAAAAGAATATAATGGATTTACTTATGATAAAGAAATTGTTATAGTACCTATTTTAAGAGCAGGATTAGGAATGGTCGAAGGTCTTCTTGAATTAGTTCCTGAAGCTAGAGTGGGACACATTGGTCTTTATAGAGATGAAAAAACTTTTCAGGCTAAAGAATATTACTACAAAATGCCTGAAGTGGCAAAGGATAGTCAAATTTTTGTTGTTGACCCTATGCTTGCAACAGGTGGTAGTGCTGCAGATTCAATTGAAAGACTTCAAAAAGATGGTTTTACAAATATTAAACTAGTTTGTTTAGTAGGGGTAAAAGAAGGTGTTGAACATATTGAGAAAAAATTTGGTAAAGACTTTATGATTTACTTAGCTTCACTTGATGAAAGATTAAATGATCATAAATATATTGAACCTGGTCTTGGTGATGCTGGTGATAGAATTTTTGGGAGCAAATAGTGAAAATTTTAATT from Mycoplasma anserisalpingitidis includes these protein-coding regions:
- a CDS encoding 16S rRNA (uracil(1498)-N(3))-methyltransferase — encoded protein: MNRFFAINKQNDKLYFDEKTLKHFKVLRLENKEIIGVYEGKFYLSVLNKNIAEIKEEINENHEFNFKVKLGVSLIKLERFEWLIEKAVELGATEIIPFISTHTNSEIAKFKFNKKIDRFNEIMFNAAQQSYRNIIIKLSELKTFDEIINEEAEVKFIAHEKVDNSFIKQKINKDVLFLIGPEGGFSDFEVDKAIDKGFQCISLGKRILRAETAAIYLLSQIEVSNE
- the upp gene encoding uracil phosphoribosyltransferase — its product is MLKVLEHPLIKIKLTNMRDKNANHSRFRRNLNEIAMLMVYEILRDYKTKTKVITTPLEKEYNGFTYDKEIVIVPILRAGLGMVEGLLELVPEARVGHIGLYRDEKTFQAKEYYYKMPEVAKDSQIFVVDPMLATGGSAADSIERLQKDGFTNIKLVCLVGVKEGVEHIEKKFGKDFMIYLASLDERLNDHKYIEPGLGDAGDRIFGSK